One window from the genome of Dyadobacter sp. CECT 9275 encodes:
- a CDS encoding lipocalin family protein gives MKFLNTRLFILLVLLGGMMTSCSKDSDDVGPALTGKWIIKSINYKTYVGNTLDEEETEDYSGVAYLEFKTNGTFVAKDEDGSVDEFEYTYNASAQEVRVTDDDEVTVLKIQELTSSSLIIYSEDSATSSGVTYKARVTFSCRRA, from the coding sequence ATGAAATTTTTAAACACCAGATTATTCATCCTCCTTGTGTTATTAGGTGGAATGATGACTTCCTGCAGCAAAGATTCAGATGACGTAGGACCTGCATTAACAGGGAAATGGATCATTAAAAGTATAAACTACAAGACGTACGTCGGCAACACGCTCGACGAGGAAGAAACAGAAGACTACTCAGGGGTGGCTTACCTTGAGTTCAAAACGAATGGTACCTTCGTTGCTAAAGACGAAGACGGGTCTGTAGACGAATTCGAATACACGTACAATGCATCCGCTCAGGAGGTCCGTGTTACGGATGACGATGAAGTAACTGTGTTGAAAATACAGGAGCTTACTTCTTCTTCACTGATCATCTATTCCGAAGATTCCGCAACAAGTTCCGGTGTAACCTACAAAGCCCGCGTCACATTCTCCTGCAGACGTGCCTGA
- a CDS encoding sigma-70 RNA polymerase sigma factor region 4 domain-containing protein, with protein MKLPWNSSSKNLIQLFQATEKPTVNQMVSLISEFFGKAVSGEVRQMGIDSRDHELLLYRETMTELAALLRNQYHLWENWTRKEVDRRIPDIVTATDWKLRIPGYRYSREETGTLGKQGMAIIRALPESLSVCLKDRKETVRKTLVRKYATKTEDAQAVSERTLRCVITLKRHQGWGKNTIFTWSKDRELNLKYTLVETYLYEQLALYSFVFKEDNRAVFMEDIRYKLKQYLINKLSSHHQRAEIAEEIIQEILISFFDKKAGYAAHPEKFYVDTRLHTYFIKLIKDSRKLRKYQGEVDDNTEDLPFDEQFFSRQGHEVSASEIMEILHQCRLLLDDSCREFFELRYSENFAEPLNYEAMADILDQTPKKVEKLAGKCNETLKTSIIEKSIEKGIVLKKSWTTTKKKDLSAPQEPEN; from the coding sequence ATGAAATTACCGTGGAACAGTTCCTCAAAGAACCTGATTCAACTGTTTCAAGCTACTGAAAAACCCACTGTAAACCAGATGGTAAGCCTGATTTCCGAATTTTTCGGAAAGGCGGTTTCCGGAGAAGTCAGGCAAATGGGCATTGATTCCCGTGATCACGAGCTGCTGCTCTACCGCGAAACCATGACTGAGCTTGCGGCATTGCTCAGAAACCAATATCATCTCTGGGAAAACTGGACCAGAAAAGAGGTGGACCGGCGTATCCCGGATATTGTAACTGCCACCGACTGGAAATTACGCATTCCTGGTTACCGTTATTCTCGGGAAGAAACGGGTACCTTGGGCAAACAGGGCATGGCGATCATCAGAGCCTTGCCTGAGTCTCTGAGCGTATGCCTGAAAGACCGCAAGGAGACGGTCAGAAAAACCCTTGTCAGGAAATATGCCACCAAAACCGAGGATGCTCAAGCGGTTTCCGAACGCACCCTTCGATGTGTCATCACCCTCAAACGTCACCAGGGCTGGGGAAAAAACACCATTTTTACCTGGAGCAAAGACAGGGAACTAAACCTGAAGTATACCCTGGTAGAAACCTATCTGTATGAGCAGCTCGCCTTATACTCCTTTGTTTTTAAGGAGGACAACAGGGCCGTTTTTATGGAGGATATCCGTTATAAGTTAAAACAATATCTGATCAACAAGCTTTCTTCGCATCACCAGCGGGCTGAAATTGCGGAAGAAATCATACAGGAAATTCTTATTTCTTTCTTTGATAAAAAAGCCGGGTATGCCGCCCACCCCGAAAAGTTTTATGTAGATACCCGGCTCCATACCTATTTTATCAAACTGATTAAGGACAGCCGGAAACTCCGGAAGTACCAGGGCGAAGTGGATGACAACACCGAAGACCTTCCTTTTGATGAGCAATTTTTTTCCAGACAGGGCCATGAGGTATCCGCCAGTGAGATCATGGAGATCCTCCACCAGTGCCGGCTCTTGCTGGATGATAGCTGCAGGGAATTTTTTGAGCTCAGGTATTCCGAAAATTTTGCAGAACCGCTTAACTATGAGGCAATGGCCGACATACTGGACCAAACGCCCAAAAAAGTGGAGAAACTTGCCGGGAAATGTAATGAAACTTTAAAAACTTCGATCATTGAAAAATCTATTGAAAAGGGGATCGTGTTGAAAAAATCATGGACGACTACCAAAAAGAAAGACTTATCCGCGCCGCAAGAACCGGAAAACTGA
- a CDS encoding RNA polymerase sigma factor, with translation MKLFTDREIVDAIFSKESRAVNAATEQVYKQNQKRITQFVCTNGGTKTDAEDLFQDLTIIFLNNVWNEKFSLRDNAQISTYLYSIAENLWYKKIRSSTSALRREKNYMDDFLAAAPDQDSPVQQVIAKEEENWSHVIFNKLRTEAQDVLKAYYDEKLSMSEIAIRLEYTNADTAKNRKYRAMEELKKLIKKFRPE, from the coding sequence ATGAAGCTTTTTACAGACCGAGAAATCGTTGATGCAATATTTTCAAAAGAATCCAGGGCAGTGAATGCCGCTACCGAACAGGTGTACAAGCAAAACCAGAAGAGGATTACCCAGTTTGTGTGTACCAACGGAGGAACCAAAACGGATGCGGAAGATCTGTTTCAGGATCTGACGATCATATTTTTAAACAATGTATGGAATGAGAAATTCTCTCTTCGCGACAATGCCCAGATCAGCACCTATCTGTACAGTATAGCGGAAAACCTGTGGTATAAAAAAATCCGCAGCTCAACCTCTGCACTTAGGCGCGAAAAGAACTACATGGACGACTTTCTCGCAGCCGCACCCGACCAGGACAGTCCTGTGCAGCAGGTGATTGCAAAGGAAGAGGAAAACTGGAGCCATGTCATATTCAATAAGCTCCGGACCGAAGCACAGGATGTATTGAAAGCATATTATGACGAAAAACTGAGCATGAGCGAGATAGCGATTCGCCTGGAATATACCAATGCAGATACCGCCAAAAACCGGAAATACCGGGCCATGGAGGAATTGAAAAAGCTTATTAAAAAATTCAGACCGGAGTAG
- a CDS encoding outer membrane protein assembly factor BamD, producing MRRPTDKTEEQEWIERYLEGKMSEDERKHFETELAKDINLSMDTQQLKQAHRLMKEAFLEEQALATVRRLQAASRSREKIIYWSRYLAAASVSGIIFVTYLSLSMPRFPDSENDFTVVRGANTTTMPLNQRAVFDQFFEGQAHIAEGQYILAVRNFETVLQSSDLRPYFKEAAQWHLAVAYLKSGDISRAENLYQRFDHCTDCEYTVGTMNRWKIWWQIRWKKLLP from the coding sequence ATGAGAAGACCAACCGACAAAACAGAAGAGCAGGAATGGATAGAACGTTATCTTGAGGGCAAAATGTCCGAAGATGAACGCAAACACTTCGAAACAGAATTAGCAAAGGACATTAACCTGTCAATGGACACCCAACAATTAAAACAAGCCCACCGCCTCATGAAAGAGGCTTTTCTGGAAGAACAGGCACTGGCTACCGTCAGGCGCCTGCAGGCTGCCAGCCGCTCCCGCGAAAAAATCATTTACTGGAGCAGGTACCTCGCAGCGGCATCGGTAAGCGGCATTATTTTTGTCACCTATCTTTCTTTAAGTATGCCCCGGTTTCCTGACTCGGAAAACGATTTCACGGTGGTCCGCGGGGCCAACACCACCACCATGCCGCTCAACCAGCGGGCCGTTTTCGATCAGTTTTTTGAAGGACAAGCACACATTGCCGAAGGGCAGTACATCCTGGCAGTCAGGAATTTTGAAACCGTATTGCAGTCCAGCGACCTGAGACCTTATTTTAAAGAAGCCGCCCAGTGGCATCTGGCGGTAGCCTATCTGAAAAGCGGGGATATCTCCCGTGCCGAAAATCTTTACCAAAGATTTGATCATTGTACCGACTGCGAATATACGGTGGGCACAATGAACCGCTGGAAAATATGGTGGCAAATCCGCTGGAAAAAGTTGCTGCCATAA
- a CDS encoding CHAT domain-containing protein produces MKNLMLLFIVAWACCIQAGYAQTTVYLQNWLEGEKHAINGEFAESMKYYQKAYQAVAKTDPVRAANVCNDMSSASYGDGLYDQALRYCYRGLAHTKNRASVPDSIFFKLYSSLGTMYNEMEHRDSSYFYFQSADAVLDRTPIVENQIPIYVLHHYLHQGRAFWKFHRYHQSIIYFSKAKSLCQNHKLTNDLQYVESSLAEVYDLLGQPQKSLVFRISAINHISSNNDELEKLYTGIGYTYQQLNQIDSALIWLKRARNVSISQSLENKAVKKQDIRLLLLLGHCHSSIDDFKNAEYFLDLAESQLATTTGNSAWVRANINIEKGRNSLKRKNYNTAALYFENAFQNTCYNRDITNFFNLILPEIGLNALYLKGYTYHQKFNTSGQITDLLLAYETFKKLIILKKTAYQEGINDAEERYTLSKEGINIFSEAIPIAYTLYQIKKSPKILNQLFEWFEQANTSYLNDAISNKNLTRENLPAALQAEEQKILKEKARLIEKSDPSSAEYQEKLNELRLRWYKFSQKLNKSNKTSALSIRPKEIQNQLDPGAAFISYKWYGDHIYTFIITRDTSRLEVLPVNAKRLQNNLDHLEGQLRHNPGFGKYSGTEAAIDCYRLLVEPLKKWVSGKNRLIIARDWRFNFLPFELLETGKKTHDYLTRQYAFSYTYSAAYFWQHPSLAQKSGQSATRSSLIVAPFINQLTTEVTKGWAPVADLDDLDDMGGEKLWAEGATKQAFLDKVQGQHVLQLATHARSADNNPDDSFIQFYPGGDSRLYLSEIYALPLQDTRLVILSACSGGEGMSKKGEGNISLAHGMVQAGCPSVISTIWEANNEVTAFLTKTTYQYLKKGIPVDLALQRARTDFFDDPVLKKFMHPYYWANLTLIGNYDPVFNTGTGYLWFGIAGVILILAMMLYMMSKRSGNKKSGHTEPDDH; encoded by the coding sequence ATGAAAAACTTGATGCTGCTGTTCATCGTGGCCTGGGCCTGCTGCATCCAGGCAGGTTATGCCCAGACAACGGTATATCTGCAAAACTGGCTGGAGGGTGAAAAACATGCTATTAATGGGGAATTCGCCGAAAGCATGAAGTATTACCAAAAAGCCTACCAGGCCGTGGCGAAAACAGACCCTGTCCGCGCGGCCAATGTCTGCAACGACATGAGCAGCGCCTCCTATGGAGATGGCCTCTACGACCAGGCGCTGCGTTATTGTTACCGTGGACTGGCACATACCAAAAACCGGGCTTCCGTACCCGATTCCATTTTTTTTAAACTGTACTCCAGCCTTGGCACAATGTACAATGAAATGGAGCACCGTGATTCTTCATATTTCTATTTTCAATCTGCCGATGCAGTCTTAGATCGTACACCAATAGTTGAAAATCAAATACCAATATATGTTTTGCATCACTATTTGCATCAGGGTCGAGCCTTTTGGAAATTTCATAGATACCATCAAAGCATAATCTACTTTTCCAAAGCCAAATCTCTCTGCCAGAATCACAAACTGACAAATGATTTGCAATATGTTGAAAGTAGCCTTGCTGAGGTTTATGATTTACTTGGACAACCACAAAAATCCCTAGTTTTCAGAATATCAGCAATTAACCACATTTCTTCTAATAATGACGAGTTAGAAAAACTATACACTGGTATCGGGTATACCTACCAACAACTTAATCAAATAGACAGCGCATTAATTTGGCTAAAACGAGCGAGAAACGTTTCAATTTCACAAAGTTTGGAAAATAAAGCTGTAAAAAAACAAGATATTCGCCTGCTTCTCCTCCTAGGACATTGCCATTCCAGTATTGATGATTTTAAGAACGCTGAGTATTTTTTAGACCTGGCGGAGTCTCAATTGGCTACAACTACTGGCAATTCTGCATGGGTAAGGGCAAACATAAATATAGAAAAAGGAAGAAATTCTCTTAAACGAAAAAACTACAACACTGCAGCTCTTTATTTTGAGAACGCCTTTCAGAATACATGCTATAATCGTGATATCACTAATTTTTTTAATTTAATTCTCCCAGAAATTGGATTAAATGCATTATACCTGAAAGGCTATACTTATCATCAAAAATTTAATACTTCCGGTCAAATCACAGATCTTCTATTAGCTTATGAAACCTTCAAGAAACTAATAATTCTAAAAAAAACTGCATACCAGGAAGGCATAAATGATGCCGAGGAAAGATATACATTATCCAAAGAAGGCATAAATATATTTTCCGAGGCCATTCCGATAGCTTATACACTTTATCAAATTAAAAAATCTCCGAAAATCCTGAACCAACTTTTTGAATGGTTTGAACAGGCCAATACCTCCTACCTGAACGACGCCATCAGCAACAAGAATTTGACGAGAGAAAATCTCCCGGCAGCCTTACAAGCCGAAGAGCAAAAAATACTTAAGGAAAAGGCCCGGCTGATCGAAAAATCGGATCCCTCCTCAGCAGAATATCAGGAAAAACTGAACGAGCTAAGACTCAGATGGTACAAATTCAGCCAGAAATTAAATAAGTCGAATAAAACATCGGCCCTTTCGATCCGCCCTAAAGAAATTCAAAATCAGCTGGACCCCGGAGCTGCCTTCATCTCCTATAAATGGTACGGAGATCATATTTACACTTTTATAATTACCCGGGATACCTCCCGCCTGGAGGTTTTACCGGTTAATGCCAAACGATTACAAAACAATCTGGACCATTTAGAAGGACAACTACGTCACAATCCGGGTTTTGGGAAATATTCAGGGACCGAAGCTGCTATTGACTGTTACCGGCTATTGGTTGAACCCTTAAAAAAATGGGTTTCAGGTAAGAACCGGCTGATCATAGCCCGGGACTGGCGGTTTAATTTTTTACCTTTTGAATTACTTGAGACCGGTAAAAAAACACATGACTACCTCACACGGCAGTATGCCTTTTCCTATACCTATTCCGCTGCGTATTTCTGGCAGCATCCGTCACTGGCACAAAAATCAGGACAGTCGGCCACGCGTTCCAGCCTGATTGTCGCACCCTTTATAAACCAGTTAACAACGGAAGTCACAAAAGGCTGGGCACCTGTGGCCGACCTGGATGACCTGGACGACATGGGAGGGGAAAAACTGTGGGCGGAAGGAGCAACCAAACAGGCATTTTTAGACAAGGTGCAGGGGCAGCATGTGCTGCAGCTGGCCACGCATGCCCGGTCGGCAGACAACAACCCCGACGACTCCTTCATACAGTTTTATCCCGGCGGAGACAGCCGCCTGTATCTGAGCGAAATATATGCTCTTCCGTTGCAGGACACCCGTCTGGTTATTCTGAGCGCCTGCTCAGGAGGAGAGGGTATGAGCAAAAAAGGAGAAGGCAATATTTCCCTGGCACATGGTATGGTGCAAGCCGGCTGCCCCTCGGTGATCAGTACCATTTGGGAGGCCAATAATGAAGTAACCGCTTTCCTGACTAAAACAACATACCAATACTTAAAAAAGGGAATACCCGTAGACCTGGCCTTACAGCGTGCGCGAACTGATTTTTTTGATGATCCCGTGCTTAAAAAATTCATGCACCCTTATTACTGGGCCAATCTGACGCTCATTGGTAATTATGATCCTGTTTTTAACACGGGAACCGGATACCTGTGGTTTGGAATTGCGGGAGTGATCCTGATTTTAGCAATGATGTTATATATGATGAGCAAACGCTCCGGTAATAAAAAAAGTGGCCATACCGAACCGGATGACCACTGA
- a CDS encoding M48 family metalloprotease has product MKIPLLTLSLLFCVTTTSFSQSMLPCNCNALNEIPKNYMAEKQATELLNTYIDQLWKYSKIRKIRDPFVVKEALCPYALTDICLTKLPDGTAENVRLILYSKEFLEDLNKAGQTASYVDRHVLLHELGHHVLGHHKNSKSMEALLSIYKQSAPDPKEWRKYGAANPMAQELEADIYAVWALSKLEKGFTVQQLVSQFNTQILNQKDKEAIAANHSDHPLFRDRIETMRKFEAQMLRAQSKVVPRKYFSDIASSAYLDLWPDAPVIDIALNAGIALGGITDFSYDGEKTDGFLYPPKTLKSISNYHAGLSITRFRWDRHWQRHVDIQWSRHKYGTTVQGGSEEQLIEKFQVDYLTVAPRMTWNSATGGKKGSFQALRVGLIAGFGFNFRIPAGKISYTNYISDVPTPKSRFTLGPKAVVGVSLLKKTFLPKGANILFSYDPQWIRLDTPVKTCVISHNLECTLQYSIFRH; this is encoded by the coding sequence ATGAAAATACCTTTACTGACCCTGTCACTCCTTTTCTGTGTAACCACCACCTCTTTCTCCCAGAGCATGCTTCCGTGCAACTGCAATGCCCTGAATGAAATCCCAAAAAATTACATGGCCGAAAAACAGGCCACTGAGTTGCTGAACACGTATATTGATCAGCTCTGGAAATATTCGAAGATCAGGAAGATACGTGACCCGTTTGTTGTCAAGGAAGCACTTTGTCCGTATGCCTTAACCGATATCTGCCTCACCAAGCTCCCTGATGGTACTGCGGAGAACGTCCGCCTGATTCTGTACAGTAAAGAGTTTCTTGAAGACCTGAATAAAGCAGGACAAACGGCTTCTTATGTAGACCGCCATGTATTACTGCATGAACTGGGGCATCACGTATTAGGCCATCATAAAAATTCCAAAAGTATGGAAGCGCTTCTGTCAATCTACAAGCAGTCGGCCCCGGATCCTAAGGAATGGAGAAAATACGGAGCAGCCAACCCCATGGCCCAGGAACTTGAGGCTGATATATATGCCGTCTGGGCGTTGTCAAAGCTCGAAAAGGGTTTTACCGTGCAGCAACTGGTGAGCCAGTTCAATACACAGATACTCAATCAGAAGGATAAGGAAGCCATCGCCGCAAACCATAGCGACCACCCTCTTTTCCGTGACCGTATCGAGACCATGCGGAAGTTTGAGGCGCAGATGCTCCGGGCGCAAAGTAAGGTGGTGCCCCGGAAATACTTTTCGGATATTGCCAGCAGTGCCTATCTGGACCTGTGGCCCGACGCACCAGTAATAGACATTGCCCTGAACGCCGGTATCGCCCTGGGCGGTATCACGGATTTTTCCTATGACGGAGAAAAAACGGATGGCTTTTTGTATCCGCCAAAAACGTTGAAAAGTATTTCAAATTACCATGCAGGTTTATCCATCACCCGGTTCCGGTGGGACAGGCATTGGCAACGTCATGTGGATATACAGTGGTCCAGGCATAAATATGGTACCACGGTACAAGGCGGTAGCGAAGAGCAGCTGATCGAAAAGTTTCAGGTGGATTACCTGACCGTCGCTCCAAGAATGACCTGGAACAGTGCTACCGGCGGTAAAAAAGGTTCGTTCCAGGCACTTCGTGTGGGTTTAATAGCAGGGTTTGGTTTCAATTTCAGGATCCCCGCCGGGAAAATAAGTTATACCAATTACATCTCTGATGTGCCCACTCCCAAATCCAGGTTTACCCTCGGCCCAAAGGCGGTTGTTGGCGTATCACTTTTAAAGAAGACATTTTTACCAAAAGGTGCCAATATCCTTTTCAGCTACGATCCGCAATGGATACGCCTGGATACCCCCGTGAAAACCTGTGTGATATCTCATAATTTGGAATGTACTCTACAATACTCAATTTTTCGCCACTGA